From the Scyliorhinus canicula chromosome 4, sScyCan1.1, whole genome shotgun sequence genome, the window TCCTTTACTAATGGCATGTACTAAGCAACCTTCACATTTCTCAGAAAGTCCAAGACACCTTCTTGTGTGAGAAATATGGTCTTTCCATTATTTTGGCAGCTGACTTCAAAAACTGGTGGATTTTCCAAAACCCTCTTTCCTGCAATGACAACGTACGGGTAACCTAGATGGTTGGCATCTTTCAATCTCTTGCCTATAGTCAGATGACTACGGTCATCCAACACCACCTCTCCATGAAGCTGAGGTAGAGCATCGATTAAAGTATCATACAGCGTCGCTGAGAGATCCGGGACCAGTTCCTCCTTACTGCCTTTCTTAGGTGAAATGATGCAAACCTGGTAAGGGGCCAGGAGGCCTGGCCAGCGAATGTTATCTTCAGTCGACAAAATCTCTATGGATGCGGCTAATATTCGTGTGACACCAAGGCCAAAACAACCCATTTCGGCTACAGTGGGCTTGTTCTCGGTGTTGGAGTATGATGCACCTAAAATACGCGAATACTTGGTGCCAAGGTAAAAGGTATGTCCCACCTCAATACCTTTACTTTCTCTCAGCTTTCCATGACACTGTGGACAGTTTGTTTCAGCGCCCATCATTGCTTCGACATTGGAAGCAAAATGGCAGTCAGAACACATCAAAAGGCgatcctccccaatctctgctgGCAGCTGGAATTCATGAGACATTTTACCGCCAATACTGCCTGTATCGGCCTGCACCTTTACAAACTGCAATCCCAACTGCTCAAAGATGCGAGTATAAGCATCAGAAACAAGGTTATAGGTCTCCATAGCAGCTCTTTCCGAGACATCGAACGTGTACATGTCCTTCATGTAGAACTCCCGCCCACGGAGCAAACCAAAACGTGGCTTCGGCTCATCTCGGAACTTTCTGGTCACTTGGTACAACATCAATGGTAGCTGTTTGTACGAGAGATTACCCTGCATGGCAACCAGCTCCGTCACCGCTTCCTCGTGT encodes:
- the pars2 gene encoding probable proline--tRNA ligase, mitochondrial; its protein translation is MEMAIHSYPGRLFNRLFCDFLHLHSSHYHHGRSKRLLISRFFQPMNLRDDRMTGAGRSSELSCKSQRLMLQVGLIQPANTGCFHYLPYTVRAMEKLVRVIDEEMQSIGGQKVDMPSLTSASLWKISERWDLLGKELFRLKDRHNVEYCLSPTHEEAVTELVAMQGNLSYKQLPLMLYQVTRKFRDEPKPRFGLLRGREFYMKDMYTFDVSERAAMETYNLVSDAYTRIFEQLGLQFVKVQADTGSIGGKMSHEFQLPAEIGEDRLLMCSDCHFASNVEAMMGAETNCPQCHGKLRESKGIEVGHTFYLGTKYSRILGASYSNTENKPTVAEMGCFGLGVTRILAASIEILSTEDNIRWPGLLAPYQVCIISPKKGSKEELVPDLSATLYDTLIDALPQLHGEVVLDDRSHLTIGKRLKDANHLGYPYVVIAGKRVLENPPVFEVSCQNNGKTIFLTQEGVLDFLRNVKVA